The Aethina tumida isolate Nest 87 chromosome 6, icAetTumi1.1, whole genome shotgun sequence nucleotide sequence TTTACCTTTCTGGGTTGTCCAAAGCCTTGGCGAAGTAAGCCAGTTCCTTCTTGAGCAGGAAACCGCTGGCACGGACGTCGAAGCCTTCGCCGAGCATGGAGGCGTGCGCCCTGTGGGCCGTTCCGAAAGCATCGTTGATGTAAACGTCGCCCAGCTTCCTCAAGCCTTCCCTGAATTTAACGACAGCATCTTTGTCCGCCTTGACCTTCTCACCCTTTTCGTTGACGCCTTTGCCTTCCTCTTCGATGTGGAACCTCAAATTTTCCAAGAGGATCACCGAACCATTTTCAGGGCTCGCACACTTGGCGGTCACCTCGTCGCCCACGCAGTCGTTGAGGAACTGCACCGGTTTGCCCAACAACTGTTGAAGTTCGTCGGCTACTGGTTTCAAGGAGTATTTGGGGTTGGGTTTGCCGTCGGGACGGCCCAAGTGGGACATCAGGACGACCGATTTGGCATTTTGGTTCAGGGCGTATTTGATGGAGTCGAGGGCGGCGACGATGCGCTGCTTGGAGGCGACTTTTCCATCCTTGATTGGGACGTTGAAGTCCAcactgtaatttaatttttttatgtatttattaaactaataatgtgtagaatattgtaaaattaaatcatactataataaattatataataaaatacatatttaatctttatttaaacaagGATTAactgttgaaaaaattaactaaagtaaaaaaacttttaaatatttattttcctacCGCATTAAAACGCGTTTTCCATTAAGGTCGACTTTGTCGATACTTAGTTTGTTGAAAGACATTGTTGCAAATTGATAGAACGAAAACCGGCACTTCACAACACTTCTGAACAATGTTCTGACGTTCACAATCGTTCCCCAGGTTTCAAAGTCAAAGTAAGGTCAAATAAGACATATATCACGTGACcactcttttttaattaaactattataaacaataaagttctacaaaaatataatatttaacacaaatGATTGTTGCAATAGGTAAAAAGCTTGAGAAGAAGTTtagtaatgtttaaattaaaaatataaaaacaatagcaAAGTTATGTTGGTGGCAGTGAACGTCACAAAAACATAACCCTAATTTTTACAACGTAACCTCAATTTATCACAATATTTGTACACATTTCAAACCAcgaaaaacaacataaaacatGTCTATATACAGAAAAACAGCCTTGCTTCTCTATCAACGGTTTCCAAAAAGTCTTCCCGTAATAGGTAATTCCATGATATTAGccccttaaaattttataataaattcttatgtGAACAGAATCGAGGGGTATCCACAGGTGGGTAGCCCCCACGTTTCGGGAGATCAACCGCAGACGTAAACAGATTGGTCCCGAACCTGAACAGCCCCGATCCAGTTACTTAGAGTGGAACTATGAGGCGGAAATTTTCGCATTCGGTAACCGACTGGGAGAAAAATTCGACCGCAATTTACTGGTAAAAGCTTTGACTCAACGGGAGTATGCCAATCTGCAAGAAATTAAGGCACAAGAAACAggtaaaactgttttttactCTGTTACAAGAGGGTGTATTTAATTGTGGGTTATTCCAGGTGGTCCTGTAGTAAAACCTGAGGACAACCATGAGTTAATCAGTGAAGGTTATGAAATTATATCTAAtgtgattaaaaatgaatacaacaaatattatcCTGAAGAAATTGTTGATGCTGTGCACAGATTTTTAACAACTGATGAATTACTGGGTCTTGTTGGAAAACACATTGGACTCACAGATTTGATCCAAACAAatgtaattactttaataattgtgtgtaaatttatttattatttaatatttttaggaatTCCCagttaaaacaacaacaattagCAACACATTTAAAGCAGTAGTTGCTGCATTGAAACAATCACAAGATTTCAAAAGGGCTGAGCAATTTGTTAGAGATTTTGTGTTGTGTCAGATGAATGGGAAAGATGTCTATGACATTTGGAATCCAGAAAAACCTTTTGAATACCTCACATCTTTGTTGAAAAGCAAAGGAATTGAAAATGTTGAGCCCAGATTATGTAATGAGTCTGCCTCTAATACTATTTTGGCCAATTATCAAGTTggattgtataataataagaaactaTTAGGATtgggtaaaataatattgtttaattttcctagtttcaatgattaaataatgttatttcagGCTGGGGAGAAAGTATTGCAATCGCAAAAGATACGGCTGCGTTGGACGCAATCCAAAGATTGTATGGAAACTATatccaaaaataattgtttaaaataaatttagttttaggaaaatgtttttttttattttaataaaaccaccttatcaaactttaattaatttttattataaattaaacgatAATTACATGTGTTTGTCGCTGGAATCTTTGTCGTCGGCCAAAACTGCCAGTTTTTTGATCATGGTTTTCGTTCTGTCGGTCAAAAATGAATCAACTTGTCCCAAAATGTTCACCAATTGAATCATGCGTTCGAAATTCTTGTTCGTCTTCTCTGCCTTGTGCAATTCCTCTTCTTTCGTTTTAATTTGGTGTCTGAGGGATTCTATCAAGTTTGCGGTGCTTTTGTCCACGCTCCTGTTGATGGTGTTCGTCCTTACATCGCTACAATTTATTATCACGACGATctgcaacaacaacaaaaatgagtaaatagaaaattcaacattaaaattagtacTTACAGTTAAAAGAACAAAACACAAAAGGGTAGTTTTGGAAAGAGACATGATGTTTGTTAGTCTACGATTTTGTGCgaactaatttataattgaacatttattaatgGCCAAAAAAtgcttacaatattttaaatttgcacaATTTGCTCGATTCAATTGACCCAATTATTTAACGTAAGCATTTTTTGGAgcataatcaaaaattatttaattaatcaaagaaaattatttaattatatgcctagttgtataaattatagtcTTGTAACAAATTTGCATGTACAATGAgacaaattaatgtttttacgtataattaattatagtttaagcgcgttattactttaaatacttgATTATCAAATGTTGGTGAAGTTCAATGAACTGATAAAAAACGTTTTTCGTCCATTCAACAAAATTCTATGCGTTTCCTTTCGTTAATAAATCCTTAACACAATTAAtggaattttattacttaattataattaacggATAatcgtaatatttattacgagAGTAACATTTTTGTGAATCACCCCCGCAATTGCGATAACATAATGATTAAGGCGTTGGAATTCGCTTTGTCCACGATTAGTTCATTGTTAAAATCGAGACGAAATGTTGAAAATCTTCATAATATTGCTCTGTAACTTTCTGCTGTTGTGCGAATGTTTCACAACGGAACAACTCCAAACGGacttgaattatattaaaacctGTAATAAAACATCACCGATACCTTTGCGTGagttactttaaaaaaatattaatgaaaaaatagtttGTGGTGGGTTTTAGGTacgttaaatgattttttgatCGACAGAAAGTTGAATGAGAAGCAGTCTGGTtcatttaagtgtttcttgcATTGTCTTTTCGTGAAATACGGTTGGATGGATGAGGACGGTGGTTTTTTAttgcataatattaaattgacgGTTGAACAAACGGACACGGATCTTGATGATTGGGATTTTGTACTGTACGAGTGCACAGCAATCACCTCCACCGATAGATGCGAAAGATCTTTGCTTTTTACTCGATGTTTTTGGAACAAAATGGAAGAGGTaactttgattatttaaattaatttgttttcatcgTTAATTTTTGCAGGAACAACGGAATAGGGATCAACTGATTTACAACTTCGAATCGAaatgaactattttaatgtaaagtttaataaatgtgtttgtaacgttaattttattttatttgaatatcgtgttaattttattttatttgaatatcgtGAAGGTTCCCGACGATCTAAAAAGTttcctaaaaactaaaataggcCAAACAAGCCAAATAACTCCTATGattatcaaaaatacatattcatttCGCAAAATACGACTCCTAACTAAAACTTAAATAGTGGTCAAGGcaatacaattaagacaatttaaatacattaaacaaaCGCTCCCTTATCTTAAACCCATACATAATTCATACCAGCCCCAAATACATTTTCAACGACTATATAAACGTCTACGAAGCAAAATAATTCAcaatagaaaatatgtttCTAGTCGCAGTCTTAGTGTGTGCCGTAGGGGTGAATTCAGCCCCATTGGAAGACGAGTTGAGGGGTGTAGATCTGTCGCACTTAGGCGAGAGGATATTCAAAAAGCCGACAAACGAAACCGGCAAAAGACTGGAACAATGGGACCCGGAATCGGAGGCGAATCCGGAGGAGCTTGGCGAGTACGCCGAGGGTGATATTTTGTTCCCCAGCGAGACGAGGAACGGTTTGATCGCGAGCACTTTTCGTTGGAAAAACGGCGTCATTCCCTATGAAATTAACGGCAGATTCACCCAGGAGCAGATCGACATGATCCACAGGGCGATGGGGATCTATCACAAGTACACATGTGTCaggtacaattaataaaaaaaaaaccttaACTACAAAGttgtaagtaaatatattatataggtTTAGACCGAGACAGGCGGGCGACAACGATTACATATCGATAGTGAATGCCAACACAGGTTGCTGGAGCAGCGTGGGCCGCATCGGAGGCCGTCAGGAGATCAATCTGCAAAGTCCCGCTTGTTTGACACGCGTTGGAACGCCTTTGCACGAGCTGATGCACGCTGTTGGCTTCCTGCACGAGCAAAACAGATACGAGAGGGACAACTACATATCAATCGCCTGGCAAAACATACAGCGGGGTCACGACAACAACTTCGACAAGGCTTCCAAGGATCAGACGAATGGTTTTGGTGTCAACTATGACTTTAGGTCGGTGATGCACTACTCCAAGACTGCGTTCAGTGTCAACGGACAGCCTACTATTATTCCCAAGGTATTAGTTGGTAATTTAACTACAATAAATCAGTTCATTTTCGGATGTATGTGCTTCAGGACCCAGCAAACGGTGAAAAAATGGGGCAAAGGGAGGGTTTCAGCAAAGGAGACATTACCAAAATCAACAACATGTACGGATGTCCGGAACGGACGCCAGGATCAAAAGAACCCTCTGGTCCAAGTCAAAGTCAACAAGGAAATGGTGGAAATTTGGCCAGCAATATTTTAGGAGGGTTGTTAAGCATTTTTACTGGACGAGaggaagaataaaataatttttgcttcACTACCAATTGTAACAGTATTAtaggattaattattttgttattagtgtatatatatttaaataaataaatgattttatttgtatatttttatttaaaactacaaacattagtaaaataatgaataaactcTTTGTTCCAAaagtattacaataaaatatttattgtataagaataatactaacaaaaatattaatactttaaagtATTAGATCTACAATATCATTCACcgtataaataacatataacataATACACAGTGCATGTTTACAACAATGAGAACAACACGTAAGTGATGGGTACGACGAAGGCAGCTTTGGACATGCTCAAATTCAAGATCAGGGCAAAAATGTACCAGATCAGGGAG carries:
- the LOC109597794 gene encoding uncharacterized protein LOC109597794, encoding MLKIFIILLCNFLLLCECFTTEQLQTDLNYIKTCNKTSPIPLRTLNDFLIDRKLNEKQSGSFKCFLHCLFVKYGWMDEDGGFLLHNIKLTVEQTDTDLDDWDFVLYECTAITSTDRCERSLLFTRCFWNKMEEEQRNRDQLIYNFESK
- the LOC109597843 gene encoding 39S ribosomal protein L44, mitochondrial, whose translation is MSIYRKTALLLYQRFPKSLPVIESRGIHRWVAPTFREINRRRKQIGPEPEQPRSSYLEWNYEAEIFAFGNRLGEKFDRNLLVKALTQREYANLQEIKAQETGGPVVKPEDNHELISEGYEIISNVIKNEYNKYYPEEIVDAVHRFLTTDELLGLVGKHIGLTDLIQTNEFPVKTTTISNTFKAVVAALKQSQDFKRAEQFVRDFVLCQMNGKDVYDIWNPEKPFEYLTSLLKSKGIENVEPRLCNESASNTILANYQVGLYNNKKLLGLGWGESIAIAKDTAALDAIQRLYGNYIQK
- the LOC109597845 gene encoding uncharacterized protein LOC109597845, with product MSLSKTTLLCFVLLTIVVIINCSDVRTNTINRSVDKSTANLIESLRHQIKTKEEELHKAEKTNKNFERMIQLVNILGQVDSFLTDRTKTMIKKLAVLADDKDSSDKHM
- the LOC109597795 gene encoding zinc metalloproteinase nas-13, giving the protein MFLVAVLVCAVGVNSAPLEDELRGVDLSHLGERIFKKPTNETGKRLEQWDPESEANPEELGEYAEGDILFPSETRNGLIASTFRWKNGVIPYEINGRFTQEQIDMIHRAMGIYHKYTCVRFRPRQAGDNDYISIVNANTGCWSSVGRIGGRQEINLQSPACLTRVGTPLHELMHAVGFLHEQNRYERDNYISIAWQNIQRGHDNNFDKASKDQTNGFGVNYDFRSVMHYSKTAFSVNGQPTIIPKDPANGEKMGQREGFSKGDITKINNMYGCPERTPGSKEPSGPSQSQQGNGGNLASNILGGLLSIFTGREEE